In Tenebrio molitor chromosome 6, icTenMoli1.1, whole genome shotgun sequence, one genomic interval encodes:
- the LOC138133050 gene encoding heat shock 70 kDa protein cognate 4-like yields the protein MADCVIGIDLGTTNSCAAYFKNGAIEILESAEEIKRFIGRTYQEISLQNKLQYFSFKVEDDFDDPIIVIQGENKVLKKTPQEISTIILQKIKTDVEAKIGTVDKAVITVPAYFNTSQREATLKAATDAGFTVFKLLNEPNAAALSYFFKNNVDDECYSLIYDLGGGTFDVSILKKTLNNIDIICVDGDTSLGGKDLDNLIVDYVCEKLKNAYGYDPKSDRRTMRRMQNECETAKKTLSFTTETSIIFEAFVKGHDKVEIDITRKQFEEMGEKLFKRTIEIVTRCVNNSGIAKDKIKHVVLAGGSSRIPKIQELLSTYFDGTTLNKSGNFEECVAEGAALQAAMFSCNYEQRVDKIKITDVIPLSLGTLANCGVMSFIIKKNTPIPTSNSYNFVTICGNQCSISFEIFEGERLEANKNRLLHKLTLDNLTPAPPRQCKVILTMNIDQNGILTIEAKEQYHNNVKEVKISYARGTQSDKEIETVLLDTTNYEAEDQRFMTFAKKKKYLLNYCESAKYNFEELLRKDDKVYELCKNTLDRLESLQVGNEDIIEELTKKIKQKCDPIKKKFGFKYMDDL from the exons ATGGCGGATTGCGTAATTGGCATCGATCTAGGCACAACAAATTCTTGTGCAGCTTACTTTAAAAATGGAGCAATTGAAATTCTTGAAAGTGCGGAAG AAATTAAACGATTTATTGGCAGGACTTACCAAGAAATCAGTTTGCAAAATAAACTGCAATATTTCTCATTCAAAGTGGAAGATGATTTTGACGATCCTATTATTGTGATTCAAGGTGAAAacaaagtgttaaaaaaaactccTCAAGAGATAAGTACTATTattctacaaaaaattaaaaccgaTGTGGAAGCTAAAATAGGCACTGTTGACAAAGCGGTCATCACCGTGCCAGCTTATTTTAATACAAGTCAGAGAGAAGCCACTTTGAAAGCTGCTACAGACGCTGGTTTCACAGTTTTCAAACTGCTCAATGAACCCAACGCAGCTGCCTTGagttacttttttaaaaataatgttgacGACGAGTGTTATTCTTTGATTTATGACTTAGGAGGAGGCACATTTGATGTTAGTATTCTGAAAAAGACTTTAAATAATATAGACATTATTTGTGTAGATGGAGACACAAGTTTGGGAGGAAAAGATTTGGATAATCTAATCGTAGATTATGTATGTGAGAAACTAAAAAATGCGTACGGATACGATCCTAAAAGTGACAGAAGAACCATGAGAAGAATGCAAAACGAGTGTGAGACAGCAAAGAAAACTTTATCTTTTACAACAGAAACTTCAATTATATTTGAAGCTTTCGTAAAGGGTCATGACAAGGTTGAAATTGATATTACAAGAAAACAGTTTGAGGAAATGGGGGAAAAACTGTTCAAAAGAACAATCGAAATTGTTACAAGGTGTGTGAATAATTCTGGAATAGcgaaagataaaataaaacatgtagTACTAGCAGGTGGATCAAGTCGTATTCCAAAAATACAAGAGTTATTATCAACTTATTTTGATGGAACTACTTTAAACAAAAGTGGCAATTTTGAAGAGTGCGTAGCTGAAGGTGCAGCTCTTCAAGCAGCAATGTTTTCTTGTAACTATGAGCAAAGAgtcgataaaattaaaattacagaTGTGATTCCATTATCTTTAGGAACACTGGCGAACTGTGGTGTGATGAgtttcataattaaaaaaaatacgccaATACCTACCAGCAACTCTTACAATTTTGTAACCATTTGTGGCAACCAATGTAGCATAAGCTTTGAAATATTTGAAGGAGAACGTTTGGAGGCTAATAAGAATCGTTTGTTACATAAACTTACATTGGACAACCTTACACCTGCACCACCAAGGCAATGTAAAGTTATTCTTACAATGAACATCGATCAGAACGGAATTTTAACGATAGAAGCAAAagaacaataccacaataatGTCAAAGAAGTAAAAATTAGTTACGCCCGCGGCACTCAAAGTGATAAGGAAATCGAAACAGTATTGCTCGACACCACAAATTACGAAGCTGAGGATCAACGTTTTATGACAtttgctaaaaaaaaaaaatatttactcaaTTACTGTGAATCTGCAAAGTATAATTTTGAAGAGCTGTTAAGGAAAGATGATAAAGTATACGAATTATGTAAAAACACGTTAGATCGCCTGGAAAGTTTACAAGTCGGGAATGAAGATATAATTGAAGAATTAACCaagaaaataaagcaaaaatgtgatccgattaaaaagaaatttggATTCAAATATATGGAcgatttataa